A window from Ureaplasma parvum serovar 3 str. ATCC 27815 encodes these proteins:
- the rplL gene encoding 50S ribosomal protein L7/L12, which produces MSKLTIEQFIAAIKEMSMLELNDLVKAIETEFGVSAAAPVAAAAAPVAAEAPTEVTIKLVEAGTNKVGVIKLIREITGLGLMEAKTAAETAGSVIKEDVKTEEANEIKKKFDELGAKVQLV; this is translated from the coding sequence ATGTCAAAATTAACAATTGAACAATTTATTGCTGCGATTAAAGAAATGTCAATGCTAGAATTAAACGATTTGGTTAAAGCTATCGAAACTGAATTTGGTGTGTCTGCTGCTGCTCCTGTTGCCGCTGCTGCTGCTCCTGTTGCCGCTGAAGCTCCAACTGAAGTAACTATTAAATTAGTTGAAGCTGGTACTAATAAAGTTGGTGTAATTAAATTAATTCGTGAGATTACAGGATTAGGATTAATGGAAGCTAAAACTGCTGCTGAAACTGCAGGCAGTGTAATTAAAGAAGATGTTAAAACAGAAGAAGCTAACGAAATCAAAAAGAAATTTGATGAACTTGGTGCAAAAGTACAACTTGTTTAA
- the mgtE gene encoding magnesium transporter: MENKQSTLNLNNNTNINQNFLTQNILKTYEHKDITGLKKLLKSKRIDKIVESLETINDTQIILFVLVATKDGICGDIFKYLNTELKSKIINDASLQQLRIILFELYNDDVIILKNDFPMYTKKILLSLDSQQRAAIKQLSEFDEDEAGSIINSDFFTINQNLSIKEALIEIKRMYNDFEQSNIIYVVDNYNRLKGYVTIHSLLFADSFELKISNVIQEDVFYVRSDEDIDAVLDIFRKYQIEQLAVVDKDNQLIGYISDNDILPVINAETTTDIYKMYGISELDFPYIKSSVFVLFKSRLLWLAVLMISATCTGFLIDKFQDVGQLVTAGLSTLVIVPIIPAMTGTSGNAGSQAAASVIRALSVGEITLKEYNKVLAKEFLVGALIGLVLAIINFARLIIYFAIIKPDLQQYNVLYENITNNPHTKMIVGAIVSAGSSVALFFAIVISKLLGGTLPLLATKLKIDPTIMSTPILSTLLDMVTTIILFGFGIIFLLIIVDKVKVEQLNNIREHIHAIKNVNSWLPNQNFLLNNLNYSKHFA, translated from the coding sequence GTGGAAAATAAACAAAGTACATTAAATTTAAATAACAACACAAATATTAATCAAAATTTTCTAACACAAAATATTTTAAAAACTTACGAACATAAAGATATTACAGGACTTAAAAAATTACTAAAATCAAAACGGATTGATAAAATTGTTGAAAGTCTTGAAACTATTAATGATACACAAATTATTTTATTTGTATTAGTTGCCACAAAAGATGGAATTTGTGGTGATATTTTTAAATATTTAAATACTGAATTAAAATCAAAAATCATAAATGACGCAAGTTTACAGCAATTAAGAATCATTTTATTTGAACTTTATAATGATGATGTGATTATTTTAAAAAATGATTTTCCTATGTATACTAAAAAAATCTTACTTTCATTAGACAGCCAACAAAGAGCAGCTATTAAGCAATTATCTGAATTTGATGAAGATGAAGCTGGTTCAATCATCAATTCTGACTTTTTTACAATCAATCAAAATCTTTCTATCAAAGAAGCACTAATTGAAATAAAAAGAATGTATAATGACTTTGAACAAAGTAATATTATATATGTAGTAGATAATTATAATCGTTTAAAAGGATATGTAACAATTCATTCATTACTTTTTGCAGATTCTTTTGAATTGAAAATTTCTAATGTTATTCAAGAAGATGTTTTCTATGTTCGTAGTGATGAAGATATTGATGCTGTTTTAGATATTTTCAGAAAGTATCAAATTGAACAATTAGCAGTTGTTGATAAAGATAACCAATTAATTGGTTATATTAGTGATAATGATATTTTACCCGTAATTAATGCTGAAACAACTACTGATATTTATAAAATGTATGGGATTAGCGAATTAGATTTTCCTTACATTAAATCAAGTGTTTTTGTTTTATTTAAATCACGTCTATTATGATTGGCTGTATTAATGATTTCAGCTACATGTACTGGTTTTTTAATTGATAAATTTCAAGATGTAGGACAATTAGTCACAGCAGGTTTATCAACATTAGTTATCGTACCAATCATTCCAGCAATGACGGGAACAAGTGGAAATGCTGGATCACAAGCTGCCGCCTCTGTGATTCGTGCTTTATCAGTTGGTGAAATTACTTTAAAAGAATATAATAAAGTCCTTGCCAAAGAATTTTTGGTTGGTGCTTTAATTGGTTTAGTTTTAGCAATTATTAATTTTGCTCGTTTGATTATATATTTTGCTATTATTAAACCTGATTTACAACAATACAATGTTTTATACGAAAATATTACTAATAATCCACATACTAAAATGATTGTAGGAGCAATTGTTTCAGCTGGATCATCAGTCGCTTTGTTTTTTGCTATTGTAATTTCTAAATTGCTTGGTGGAACACTGCCACTTTTAGCAACAAAATTAAAAATTGATCCTACAATTATGTCAACACCAATTTTATCGACATTACTTGATATGGTTACAACTATTATCCTATTTGGTTTTGGTATTATATTTTTATTAATTATTGTTGATAAAGTTAAAGTCGAACAACTAAATAATATCCGCGAGCATATTCATGCTATTAAAAATGTTAATTCATGATTACCTAATCAAAATTTTTTATTAAATAATTTGAATTATTCAAAACATTTTGCTTAA
- the rplJ gene encoding 50S ribosomal protein L10 — MANVRPSVVFKQQEVNHMADILKNSKSFIVFEYHGLTAANILALRNVLHSSNSKLYVLKNNITARAFEKAGVSGFENQLTGPNAVAVAMDDEIAAIKAVNDVAKEFDFVKIKGAYLENKFADTHKIDQLAAIPGREGLYSMLLSCFTAPLRNVMYGLKAVAEQKGE, encoded by the coding sequence ATGGCAAATGTTAGACCAAGTGTTGTTTTTAAACAACAAGAAGTCAACCATATGGCAGATATACTAAAAAATTCAAAATCTTTTATTGTTTTTGAATATCATGGATTAACTGCTGCTAACATTTTAGCGTTAAGAAATGTTTTACATTCATCAAATTCTAAATTATATGTTTTAAAAAATAATATTACAGCACGTGCTTTTGAAAAAGCTGGTGTTAGTGGATTTGAAAATCAATTAACAGGACCTAACGCAGTTGCTGTTGCAATGGACGATGAAATTGCTGCGATTAAAGCAGTAAATGATGTAGCTAAAGAATTTGATTTTGTCAAAATTAAAGGTGCATATCTTGAAAACAAATTTGCAGATACTCACAAAATCGATCAACTTGCTGCAATTCCTGGCCGTGAAGGTCTATACTCAATGCTACTTTCTTGCTTCACAGCACCATTACGTAATGTGATGTATGGTTTAAAAGCTGTAGCTGAGCAAAAAGGTGAATAA
- a CDS encoding BMP family ABC transporter substrate-binding protein, giving the protein MKKLNKKVLFLAIGSVFALGTIITVATSCTQKSTLNYSQFYWTSPTSDDDEGFQTKYKSMASDGKRALLMPGYQHPERLQNALVNDKFDPNLIALILDGVYNNDNKAEFYKGADRVADVYFKVDEAAFLGGIAAAYMLNSNQAVFGADNKLTWGGYVGINAKNTTNYLAGFDLGVKWANEKLKDKNIKQEGTQETKKWINVEQVYASESSAGGFQSDSANAKKIIQELITKGADLILPVAIPQVGIAVTEAIATTSHNVGVIGVDVEIENDQAINKKTDKFINTHLSGNKNGVIRFSITKRLDTATIKLLENAIKGESLSKKSDQIVIGSEIDPKDKYKLGVNTVGNLSDGVVGISPSAYHYVIDAFNLAQTNQSDKVSTYDELVNKITNDDLFKTLDKKPVVDGYLDVKKETDNEASLLNNKTIDPRVNGGTFYKSAKGTYYFYPVAKSTYISNTSSKKFKEIWDNTKSNDEKQALIGLLLSYAGAKVKDGGYSENTYNGLKEFYAKHGIKIPQL; this is encoded by the coding sequence ATGAAAAAGTTAAATAAAAAAGTTCTATTTTTAGCAATTGGTAGCGTTTTTGCTTTAGGTACAATTATTACTGTAGCAACATCATGTACACAAAAATCTACATTAAACTATAGTCAATTTTATTGGACTTCACCAACAAGTGATGATGATGAAGGTTTTCAAACAAAATATAAAAGTATGGCTAGTGATGGTAAACGAGCTTTATTAATGCCTGGTTATCAACATCCTGAAAGATTACAAAATGCTTTAGTAAATGATAAATTTGATCCTAATTTAATCGCTTTAATTTTAGATGGAGTTTATAATAATGACAATAAAGCTGAGTTTTATAAGGGAGCAGATCGTGTTGCTGATGTTTATTTTAAAGTTGATGAAGCCGCTTTTTTAGGAGGTATTGCTGCAGCTTATATGTTAAACTCAAATCAAGCAGTTTTTGGTGCAGATAATAAATTAACTTGAGGTGGGTATGTAGGTATAAATGCTAAAAATACAACCAATTACTTAGCAGGTTTTGATTTAGGTGTTAAATGAGCTAATGAAAAATTAAAAGATAAAAACATTAAACAAGAAGGAACACAAGAAACAAAAAAATGGATTAATGTTGAACAAGTTTATGCTTCAGAAAGTAGTGCTGGAGGTTTCCAATCTGATAGTGCTAATGCTAAAAAAATTATTCAGGAATTAATTACTAAAGGTGCTGATTTAATTTTACCAGTAGCTATTCCTCAAGTTGGAATAGCTGTTACTGAAGCAATTGCAACAACTTCACACAATGTAGGAGTTATTGGTGTTGACGTAGAAATTGAAAACGATCAAGCAATCAATAAAAAAACAGATAAATTTATTAACACACATCTAAGCGGAAATAAAAACGGTGTTATTCGTTTTTCAATTACAAAACGTTTAGACACAGCAACGATAAAATTATTAGAAAATGCAATTAAGGGAGAATCATTATCTAAAAAATCTGACCAGATTGTTATTGGTAGCGAAATTGATCCAAAAGATAAATATAAATTAGGAGTTAATACTGTTGGTAATTTATCAGATGGTGTAGTTGGTATTTCACCATCAGCTTATCATTATGTAATTGATGCATTTAATTTAGCACAAACAAATCAAAGTGATAAAGTAAGCACATATGATGAATTAGTTAATAAAATCACTAATGATGATTTATTTAAAACACTTGATAAAAAACCAGTTGTTGATGGTTATTTAGATGTTAAAAAAGAAACAGATAATGAAGCATCTTTATTAAATAATAAAACGATTGATCCAAGAGTAAATGGCGGAACTTTTTATAAATCAGCTAAAGGTACATATTATTTCTATCCTGTTGCCAAATCTACATATATTTCTAACACATCTTCAAAGAAATTTAAAGAAATATGGGATAATACTAAATCAAATGATGAAAAACAAGCATTAATTGGGTTGCTTTTATCTTATGCAGGAGCAAAAGTAAAAGATGGTGGATATTCTGAAAATACGTACAACGGTCTAAAAGAATTCTATGCAAAACATGGAATTAAGATTCCACAATTATAA
- a CDS encoding ABC transporter permease: MPSLSLINDASIYAAILILGALSGFFCERVGIANISINGQMIIGALVFTLFSTIIYKYMGTKTETEYTFIVCLIIAGILTIPTSLLFGFLTIKLKTNQIIAGTAINLLASGVATFVTYPLGDKIADKTSLSSDYLGLMKIGDGINTIYIGSILILIAVVLITIGLMIMMKKTPFGLRLYAIGENPNAADAQGINVYKYQWIAVSISGFIAGIGGGLYMYASRSPFAGEVGGIGFLALAILIAGAWRIPLIAVVSIAFAVITKTFSQIDKIPQEIGKLIPYVITLIALISFSKYSVAPKNVGIPFDKTKR; encoded by the coding sequence ATGCCTTCATTATCATTAATTAACGATGCCTCTATTTACGCTGCTATTTTAATTCTAGGTGCGTTAAGTGGTTTCTTTTGTGAACGTGTTGGGATTGCTAATATTTCAATTAATGGTCAAATGATTATTGGTGCCTTAGTCTTTACATTATTTTCAACAATTATTTATAAATATATGGGAACAAAAACGGAAACAGAATATACATTTATTGTATGTTTAATTATTGCTGGAATATTGACTATTCCAACTTCATTATTATTTGGTTTTTTAACTATAAAATTAAAAACCAATCAAATTATTGCTGGAACAGCTATTAATTTATTAGCTTCAGGAGTAGCAACCTTTGTAACTTATCCTTTGGGCGATAAAATTGCTGACAAAACAAGTCTATCTTCTGATTATTTAGGATTAATGAAAATTGGTGATGGAATCAACACTATTTATATTGGAAGTATTTTAATTTTAATTGCTGTTGTTTTAATTACCATTGGTTTAATGATAATGATGAAAAAAACTCCATTTGGTTTAAGATTATATGCAATTGGTGAAAACCCAAATGCAGCAGATGCACAAGGCATTAATGTTTATAAATACCAATGAATTGCTGTTTCGATTTCTGGTTTTATTGCTGGAATTGGTGGTGGATTATATATGTATGCATCACGTTCTCCATTTGCAGGCGAGGTTGGTGGGATCGGGTTCTTAGCTTTAGCCATTTTGATTGCTGGAGCTTGAAGAATTCCACTAATTGCAGTTGTTTCAATTGCTTTTGCAGTTATTACAAAAACCTTTTCACAAATTGATAAAATACCTCAAGAAATTGGTAAATTAATCCCCTATGTAATCACTTTAATTGCTTTAATTTCATTTAGTAAATATAGTGTGGCACCAAAGAATGTGGGAATCCCATTTGATAAAACAAAAAGATAA